DNA from Marinilabiliales bacterium:
TGTAAAACCAGCCCCGCGGAGACCTAATGTACCTGCGTTCCAATTGGCAGTATTAAAAAAGCCTGCTTCTGTCAGAACACCATCTCCATGCAAACCGGTAAACTCTCGACCAGCAACACTTCCTGCTGCAATTGTCATCTTCCATAAGTTGCCACTTAGCTCCATAATCCCCCAGTACGATGCGCCCGATGCTGTGCGCGAGCTTGTTCCGGTTGCTCCAAAACCTACCCTAAGCGGCCCTGCGCCAACACCTCCAAATGTACCTGAAGCAGTATATACAGCATTGACATTCTGCGCTTCACCCCCAATCTGAACCAAGTCTCCCGTGCCGCTATGGTATTCAGCCTGGAGCCAGGCTTGGGAACGGGCAACAGGCGATAACCTGAACTCATCGAGTTCGCCTTCCAGGTTGAGTCCCATAACAAGGTTGCTGGCATTCGTGTTGATATCTCCTGTCAATGCAAGCGTGCCGGTTAACAAGCCATTTACATATATCCTCTGGTGAGAACCATTATATGTAATAGCTACGTGCTGGTACTGGTCAAGAGTCAGGGCTGATGATACCCTTTGGTTGTTGATGTAACCCCTTAGCTGGCCATCGTAGTAGCTAAGCTGGTATGCATCCTCGCCTTTACCGGCGATCACGGCTTCGCCCTTGATTTCCAGTTCCAGGCTCTCCAGCTCAGGAGAGTGGGTTGCATTGTTTGTTGAAAGCTCCTGCCTGACCCACAGGTACTTGTCCGTCAGGTCATCACCCTCGTTGATGCCGGGGATGGGATCACCTTTGGTGGCAAATCCATAGCGCACTATAACAACACCGGAGCCTCCGCTGCCGCCACGGCTGGCTGTTGCAGAGGATCCGCCTCCTCCACCGCCAAAATCATCCTCCCCATCACCGCCCTGGTTACCTCCACCCTGGCCTCCTGCAGCACCTGCCCCGGTTGAACTTCCGCCGCCACCGCCACCGCTACCATTCTCACCGCCACCACCGCCGCCGCTACCGTAGTAACGAGGCTCTCCGGTAATACTTGACAGGTAACCCATACCGCCGGCACCACCCATAACAACAGCCCCATTGGAGCCAGATGAACCTGCGCCACCGCCACCGCCACCGCCATAATCGCCGTTGCCGCCGGTAATGCATGTATAACCCCTTCCTCCGGCATGACCCTGCCCCGGGGTACCTGCTGCTCCTTCGCAGCTGGGATTGGTAAACACCTCACCTTGTCCCCCACCACCTGAACCACCTTCGCCCGGGGGTCTGAGACCTGTATTGCCACCAGAACCAAATCCGCCGCCAATAGCCTCGAGGGTGCCAAAGGTAGAGTTTCCTCCACTTGTTTGAGCATCAGCATTGCCTGTTCCTGAATGTGCGCCTCCGGCACCCACGGAAAAAGCAATGATCTGTCCCGGCTCAACCGTGTAATTGGTTTCATGGATTACTCCACCTCCGCCGCCACCGCCGGCATTGTCGGACCCGCCTCCGCCACCGCCGCCAACAACAAGCACTTCCAGTCTTGTGATCCCGTCAGGAACAGTAAAACTGCCGTCTGCTGTAAATATCTGAACATTGTCAAAGTCGGGTGGGGTATCAGCACTTTCATTAATGGCAGTGTATATTCTCACGGATTGGGGATCTTTATAGCGGACAAGTACGATACCTGAGCCGCCTGCACCACTTACTCCTGAATTATTGTTGCTGCCACCACCACCGCCACCACCGGTATTAGGCATAGCATCTTCGGCATTATCATCTGAACCTGTAGCTCCAACACCGCCGCCACCTTGCCCCCCATCACCGGAAGGACTACTGCCCCTGCCATGACCACCACCGCCACCGGCAAACCAGCCATTATCCCCCCATGTTGTTCCAAAAACATGACTGTAGTCCATTCCTGCACCGCCTGCACCGCCAGTATCTCCGCTATTACTTTCTCCAGATCCACCTGCTCCACCACCACCGGAAGCGCCCGTGGTTGCTCCTACTTGTTGACCACCATCATTTCCAAACCCACCTGAAGCCGAAGCAGGTTGTAATCCTTCTCCATAAAGATTCCAATCGGAAGAACCTTCAGCTCCACCTCCACTACCACCATCACCTGCAGCACCACCCTGACCACCGGCACCACCACCTCCTCCAAGCGCTGTAATGCTGCCAAACGAACTGTTTTCACCATTAAATCCACTAGTATGGGCTGTTTGCGGTGATCCACCCTGACCAATTATTACAGAGATATTGGTCCCTGGTGAAACATTAAAGCCATCTTCATAAACAAGGCCGCCGGCGCCTCCACCTCCTCCTCCAATAGTATTGGCGTTTGGGGAATTACCTCCTGAACCGCCTCCACCAACAACAAGCACGTCAACCTCGGTTACTCCTTCGGGTACAGAGAAAACTCCGCCGGAAGTAAAGGCAACTACCTTATAGCCCCACTCATCCTCCCAGTCAATTGAGCTGCTGCCGGCCTTTTTAATAGCATCAAGTGATATTGCATTTGAGATTCGCCAACCTGTTCCCGGACCGGTATCAACCGCGAGCTTATCGGCTGCCGTGGTCAGGTTATCTATTGAATGGTAATCTGCCCAGTCGGCTGATGTTGCCTCGGTACGGTTAACACCTGTTAACTCCCGGGGCTTGATCCAGCCGCTGATCGTGACAAAATCTTCAATATCGAGTGTAGCATCATCTGCAATGCTTATGGCTCCTTCCCCGTCAAATTCCTGGGCAAGTCCGACCTGACCTTCAATCCTGTTTGCTACAGTACCGGTACCGGTGCCATCGTTTCCCCCTTTAGAATCCTTGTACTCGCCGGCAGCACCATCGGCATCCTCATCTAAATGCCAGACAGAAACAAAATCATCATCCCATACATTACCAGGATCTGCACCGTCAGCAGCGTCCAGGATGTTCCCGTACTCAAGGGTGATAACGGTGTTCTGGGAGTTTGAAATCAATGGAACTTTTACCCAGTATTCTGCTTTCTTGTCTGCGAAATTGTGCCTTTCTCTGAGATAGCTCAGAGTATTGCCCTCCGAATCGTAGAAACGGAAGTCGAATCCATCTTCACGGCACCTGAAAAAATCGAAATTATCTTCATCCAGCCTTACAAGAACAGGGAAGTTTGTAAGATTCTCGTTTACTTTAGTATGATCAATAGTTATATCACGTTGGAAACCACTTGCAACAGGTGCTTCGGTAGCAGTACCGGCATTTTCAATGCTGGTAACTGCACCTATCCTTCTATTGCCCCATGCGTATTCGTTAGCAACAGGACTGGCGGGACCGCGGGCGGCTTTCTCGTATTCCATCTCGGTGTATGGACGAAGTGCAGCCCAGTCCAGGTATGATAGTAAATCTTCAGGTGAGATCCAGTTAACCGGCAGATAAGGATGTTCAGTTTCATATTCTGCCGGGGTTACATTTTCGTTACCTTGTGTTATTATTTTTATCCTATGCCGCCTGTTATTATTTGCAGTCTGATCTTGAGCGTATACACCCACACCATCGCCGGGTGAGCCATTAATCCGGGCATCCTGTTGAGCGTAGGTCAGGGTATTTAAAAAATCTACATACGCCTGTTGGGTTATCTTATGTTTCATCATATAGAAACCATTATAACCTGTAGGATAACCTTCTGCAAATACGCCGGCAGTCCTGGATCCGGCAGGACCAGTTGCCCATAGATTGCCGGCAGTATTTCCAATTTGGAATGGGGCGCTGGTAATTTGGAATGGGGTTGTATTACTCTCTCCTCCTGCATGAAATCTATTGGTCTCACCACCCCCGCTTCCCACGTAGAAGCTACCAGTTGGCACATATACCATTTCAATTCCAAACACTCGGATGTCCACCTCATGCTCAGGGTCCAGTCCATCCTCACCATAATCCCATCGTAGCTGCACCCCGTTGATTTCGGCGGTGCCGGCAAAGATGACGCTGGGATAGATGAATATGCCCTTGTTAACACCGCCAGTTGCTCCGAGAGAGCTGGTGTAGTTACCCGGGATAGTATGACCCGCACCGGCCAGGGTGGCATGTCCCCACTGCACGTTAGTCTGGTCAGTGCGTTTATACTTCATGATTACCCATGCGGCATCCCAGTTGGTATTGGCACCGTCATCAACCCTGAAGCCATAGTCCCAGCTCAGGTTGAACTGGACTATAATATATCTGTCCGCGTCATTACGCTCGACAATGACAATATCGCTTACCCGGATATTGGTGGCGAGAAGGGCCTGACAGGTAATCAGCATGAAAATAACCGTCAACAGACGATTTATTAATCCTGGCTTTTTCATAATTGTATGTGTTTGCAGATTGTTTTTCATTTAATTCTTTTGTCCTGTAACTACAGGTAATATTTGGTTAAAATGAGGTGATTATTGTCCGGAAAGGGATATCCCGGCCAGCAGCTGCAAGGAATGCCTTGCAGATCAGCAACTGACAGCCAATGGCAGGGGTACGATTTATTATTCTCGTGTCCCGGGGAAAAAGAAGTGGGTTGTGAAACTGGTATTAGTAAATATTCTTTCAATAATAATCAGATTTATGATGATATAATCAATAAAATTTTCAAAAAAAATAAAATGTATAAGAATCCATTTTTTTTAACGGGATGACTATTAATTGGTTTCAATTATAGTAATAATTTTATCACGTGAAAGCTCATTTTTTTACCATATTGGTAAAAAGTGAGACAGAAATCAGTTTTATACCTGTTAACAGTATTCCCTCTGCTCAGGCCTTCTCTTCTACCTCTTCTCTTTCAAAATGCTCATCGCTGGCCACTGCTCCGTCAACCAGTGTTATTACACGACGGGCCCTTTCAATAACCCTCCGGTCGTGCGTTGAGAAGATGAGGGTGATGTTCTCTTCCCTGTTCAGCCTGGCCATGATATCCAGCAGGTTGAAGGCCGACTCTGTGTCGAGGTTCGCAGTTGGTTCATCGGCAAGGATAAACCTGGGTTTGGATGCCAGGGCTCTGGCAACAGCCACCCGTTGCTGCTGCCCTCCTGAGAGCTTGGCGGGCCTCACATCCATTTTATCCTCAAGTCCCACCTGCTTCAGAAGCTCAACTGCACGGTTTTCCATATCCCTTTTGTCAACTTTCTGCAACAGCATAATAAACGACACGTTTTCCTTTGCTGTAAGAACTGGCAGCAGGTTATAGCTCTGGAAAACAAATCCAATGTTATGCAGCCTGAAGTCTATCAGTTTAGATTCTTTCAACGAAGTGATATCAGTGCCATCAATCATGATATTTCCTTCTGTTGGCTTGTCGAGGCCTCCCAGCATATTGAGAAGGGTTGTTTTGCCACTGCCCGAGGGACCAACGATCGCGGTAAATTCTCTCTCTTCAAAATCAACACTTACATTATGAAGTGCACGAACCGGCACCATATCGCTGTTGTAAATTTTGGTAAGATTTTGTGTCTGAATTATTTTCATGGCTTTGTCAATTTTTTAATTTGCCTGACTACTCATGCCTGACCGCTTCCGCGGGTTTGAGTCTTAACGCTCTGAGCGCCGGCAAAATAGCTGCCAGGAATACTGTTATAACTACCATTATGGTAAGGGTGTAATAGAATGAAGGATCCAGGGCGGGGTAAATGACAGATGGGAAACCCATGTATTCGAGAGAATCACCACCGACTACTGCAAGATTCAGCCCGGTATTTTGAATAGCCCGGATGGTAATATAGCCCAGCAACACTCCTCCGGCAGCTCCTCCGAAAGTAATGAATGAGGTCTCAAGAAGGATCATACTGAAGATTTTTTTCTTGTTCATTCCCACTGCCATCAGCATCCCCAGTTCCTGTATCCGCTCATATACTGACATCAGCATGGTATTTACAAGCCCGAAGGCCATAGCCAGCAGGATAATCCCCAGTATTATCGTTATCATAACCCCGAACATCTCATTCAGGTAACTAAGCTCAGGCGATACCTCGGCCCAGGTTCTTACCTCAAGCTCAGGAAATTGTTCCTTCAGGAACGCGGCTACCGGTTCCGACTCGTCAATATCGTCAAGAATAATTGCGATCTCACTTACCATAGTAACTGAGTCAAGATAGCTGACCAGATCAGACTGCAGAATGTAGACATTGG
Protein-coding regions in this window:
- a CDS encoding LamG domain-containing protein: MVRYGFATKGDPIPGINEGDDLTDKYLWVRQELSTNNATHSPELESLELEIKGEAVIAGKGEDAYQLSYYDGQLRGYINNQRVSSALTLDQYQHVAITYNGSHQRIYVNGLLTGTLALTGDINTNASNLVMGLNLEGELDEFRLSPVARSQAWLQAEYHSGTGDLVQIGGEAQNVNAVYTASGTFGGVGAGPLRVGFGATGTSSRTASGASYWGIMELSGNLWKMTIAAGSVAGREFTGLHGDGVLTEAGFFNTANWNAGTLGLRGAGFTTALDRLRVSDRNNITTLDAAGRHNNRGGRGVRTAP
- a CDS encoding ABC transporter ATP-binding protein; amino-acid sequence: MKIIQTQNLTKIYNSDMVPVRALHNVSVDFEEREFTAIVGPSGSGKTTLLNMLGGLDKPTEGNIMIDGTDITSLKESKLIDFRLHNIGFVFQSYNLLPVLTAKENVSFIMLLQKVDKRDMENRAVELLKQVGLEDKMDVRPAKLSGGQQQRVAVARALASKPRFILADEPTANLDTESAFNLLDIMARLNREENITLIFSTHDRRVIERARRVITLVDGAVASDEHFEREEVEEKA
- a CDS encoding ABC transporter permease, giving the protein MMMFAVAIGLWGGLLALGIANGLVTERQRTTIEQHVSHIQIHNPEYLKDDNIRNHIGNYKELMDTISSIPRVKGYSGRTMVTGMLATANLTTGVRIIGIAPPLENQTSSIGSNIIEGSYFEDPGRNPVLVGRTLADKIKVQERSRVVLTFQDPDNEIISAAFRVSGIFQTSNTTFDETNVYILQSDLVSYLDSVTMVSEIAIILDDIDESEPVAAFLKEQFPELEVRTWAEVSPELSYLNEMFGVMITIILGIILLAMAFGLVNTMLMSVYERIQELGMLMAVGMNKKKIFSMILLETSFITFGGAAGGVLLGYITIRAIQNTGLNLAVVGGDSLEYMGFPSVIYPALDPSFYYTLTIMVVITVFLAAILPALRALRLKPAEAVRHE